In Neorhizobium galegae, the following proteins share a genomic window:
- a CDS encoding STAS domain-containing protein — protein MAAKKAGPASLKLPAVLDLNEASNLHGKLVSMRGSDLRIDASGVERVGVQCAQVLLAGVKAWEEDKKSLLVEKASDAFQKTMQLIGINNQNLVAKEI, from the coding sequence ATGGCAGCAAAGAAGGCCGGACCTGCAAGTTTGAAGCTGCCCGCGGTGCTGGACCTCAACGAGGCCTCGAACCTGCATGGCAAGCTGGTCTCCATGCGCGGCAGCGATCTCAGGATCGATGCGTCGGGCGTCGAGCGCGTTGGTGTCCAGTGCGCCCAGGTTCTGCTCGCCGGCGTCAAGGCTTGGGAAGAAGACAAGAAGTCCCTCCTCGTGGAGAAGGCTTCGGATGCATTTCAGAAGACGATGCAACTCATCGGCATCAATAACCAGAATTTGGTTGCTAAGGAGATCTAG
- the cheY1 gene encoding chemotaxis response regulator CheY1 has protein sequence MKKKVLTVDDSRTIRNMLLVTLNNAGFETIQAEDGVEGLEVLEGCNPDVIVTDINMPRLDGFGFIEGVRRNEKFRAVPILVLTTESDAEKKNRARQAGATGWIVKPFDPAKLIDAIERVTA, from the coding sequence ATGAAGAAAAAAGTACTGACCGTGGATGACTCACGGACGATCCGGAACATGCTTCTGGTGACCCTGAATAACGCAGGTTTTGAAACAATTCAGGCGGAAGACGGCGTTGAAGGCCTCGAAGTCCTCGAGGGCTGCAATCCGGACGTCATCGTCACGGATATCAACATGCCGCGCCTCGACGGCTTCGGTTTCATCGAAGGCGTTCGCCGCAACGAAAAATTTCGCGCCGTCCCGATCCTCGTCCTGACGACGGAAAGCGATGCCGAGAAGAAGAACCGGGCCCGGCAGGCCGGCGCGACGGGCTGGATCGTCAAGCCTTTCGATCCTGCCAAACTGATTGATGCGATCGAGCGTGTAACCGCCTGA